A stretch of Neisseria subflava DNA encodes these proteins:
- the rplL gene encoding 50S ribosomal protein L7/L12, which produces MAITKEDILEAVGSLTVMELNDLVKAFEEKFGVSAAAVAVAGPAGAGAAAAEEKTEFDVVLASAGDQKVGVIKVVRAITGLGLKEAKDIVDGAPKTLKEGVSKAEAEDIQKQLEEAGAKVEIK; this is translated from the coding sequence ATGGCTATTACTAAAGAAGACATTTTGGAAGCCGTTGGTTCTTTGACCGTAATGGAATTGAACGACCTGGTTAAAGCTTTTGAAGAAAAATTTGGCGTTTCTGCTGCTGCAGTTGCAGTTGCAGGCCCTGCAGGTGCTGGTGCAGCTGCTGCTGAAGAAAAAACTGAATTCGACGTAGTATTGGCTTCTGCCGGTGATCAAAAAGTTGGCGTGATCAAAGTTGTCCGCGCTATCACTGGTCTGGGTCTGAAAGAAGCTAAAGACATCGTTGACGGTGCACCTAAAACTCTGAAAGAAGGTGTTTCTAAAGCTGAAGCTGAAGACATCCAAAAACAACTGGAAGAAGCCGGCGCTAAAGTCGAAATCAAATAA
- the rplJ gene encoding 50S ribosomal protein L10 — MSLNIETKKVAVEEISAAIANAQTLVVAEYRGISVSSMTELRANARKEGVYLRVLKNTLARRAVEGTSFAGLADQMVGPLVYAASEDAVAAAKVLHQFAKKDDKIIVKAGSYNGEVMNPAQVAELASIPSREELLSKLLFVMQAPVSGFARGLAALAEKKAGEEAA, encoded by the coding sequence TTGAGTCTCAATATTGAAACCAAGAAAGTGGCCGTAGAGGAAATTAGCGCAGCAATTGCTAACGCTCAAACTCTCGTAGTCGCTGAATATCGCGGTATCAGTGTTTCCAGCATGACTGAGCTTCGTGCAAATGCACGTAAAGAAGGCGTTTACTTGCGTGTTCTGAAAAATACTCTGGCTCGTCGCGCAGTAGAGGGTACTTCATTCGCAGGTTTGGCCGATCAAATGGTTGGTCCATTGGTTTACGCTGCTTCTGAAGATGCTGTTGCTGCTGCTAAAGTGCTGCACCAATTCGCGAAAAAAGATGACAAAATTATCGTTAAAGCCGGTTCTTACAATGGCGAAGTGATGAATCCTGCTCAGGTTGCTGAGTTGGCTTCTATTCCAAGTCGCGAAGAGCTGTTGTCCAAACTGTTGTTCGTTATGCAAGCTCCTGTATCAGGCTTTGCACGTGGTTTGGCTGCTTTGGCAGAGAAAAAAGCTGGCGAAGAAGCCGCTTAA